The genomic interval CGAGGACGCGGTCGTAGTCGGCGAGGTCGTACGTCGCGCCCGCGACGCGGAGCGCGTCCCCGTCGAGCGAGACGGCGCCCGCGACCACGCGCTCCGGGCGCGCGGCGTCGATTCCCGCGTCGAGACACCGGCGCGCGAGCGCGTGAGGGTCGGTCATCGGGGGGAGGTGGCGGCGCGGCTACGAGAAGGTTGGTACTCGCCGTGTAGTTCGTCGCAGAATGCTCCGGCAGGGATTTGAACCACGTTCGAACGTGCTCGCTCCGCTGTGCGCGTTCGGCCTCCTTCGAAATCGCGCGTCCGCGCGAACGGGCGAGCGACACGCGGGGCGGTCGCTCGCTGTGTAGTTCGCGAAAGGATGCTCCGGCAGGGATTTGAACCCTGGTCATCACCGTGAGAGGGTGATATGATTGGCCGGACTACACCACCAGAGCACGTCGTTCGACGCATTATCCGGTAGCGCGGTGGATAGTATAACCGTTGCGTTTCGGGCCTGCCGTGGCCCGGTTTCTCACTCCTCGTCGTCGAACGGGGAGCCGGCGGCGTCGGGTTCGTGGCCCGCGAGCGAGACGATGTTCTCCCGGCCGACCCGGAGCTTCGAGAGGGTTCCCTCCTCCTCCATATCGGAGAGGAGCATCGAGACCTTCGACTTCGACCAGCCGGTCTCCTCGACGATGTTCACCTGTTTCATGCGACCGCCGCGCTCCTCCAGCATGGCGACGACGCGGTCCTCGTCGCTCATCAGCTCCTCGTCGCTGATTTCGGGTTCGGCCGCGACCGCCGCGCCGCCGGCCCCGCCCGCGTCGTCAGCGCTCGCTGTCGCCGAGCCGTCGTCGTCCCCGAGCGCGCCCGAGCGGTAGGCGTAGCCGCCGGCGAGGCCGACGAGGAGGACGACGGCGAGCGCGACGAGCGGGAGCGCTCCGAACCCGCCACCCGGGGCGTCGTCGGTGGGCGTGTCGCTCCCGTCGGTCGCCGTGGCTGTCGGGCCCGTGTCGCCCCCGTCGGTGGTGTCGGTGACCGGCGGGCCGAACACCGCCCGCGGCCGCTCGTCCGCGAAGGAGCGCTCGCCCTGCCACGTCACCGAGTCGCTGTCGGCGAGCGAAGCCGGGTCGCCCTGCGAGTCGGGCGGGGGGGCGACGCTCCGGAAGTCGAGCGCCGGGCCGGGCCGGACCACGAGCGACTGGCTGGCGCCGATGTAGAGGCCGCCCTCGAACACGTCGCCCACGACCACGCGGTCGCCATCGACGCGCGCGAAGTTCGTCCACCGGAACGACATCCGCACGATACCCTCCGGCGCGTCGGTGCTGGAGACGCCCTCGTCCACCTCGGCGCTCCGCCGGAACGCGGTCGCGGCCATCTCCCGTCCGGTGACGTTCGTCCCCTCGGCGGTCAGCGCCTCGGCGTCGGCCACGAAGCCGGTGTACAACTGCGTCTCGTTCGTCTCGAACTCCGCGGCGTAGTCCCGGAAGGCCTCCTCCTCGGAGGCGTTCTCCAGCGTGCGCCGGAAGGTGAACGTCCAGCGCGCGGACCCGTTCGCGTACACCGTGATGCCGAACTGCGTGCGGTCGAAGTCCTGTTGGGTGAGTTCGGCCGGCGGCGCCGCGGCTGCTCCCGGTGCCGCGCCGGCACCGAGGCCCGCAGTCGCGAGCAGCAGCGTACACACGACGGCGAGAACGGGCCGCGTCATCTACTCCCCCAACGCCCGGCTACGTATAAAGACACGCGGAACGCGTATCGGTCGCCCGGCGACAAGACGTTTGTGCCGGGGCGGCGAAGTCCCTCCATGGGCAAAGGCGATACCCTCCTGAACGCCGGCATCGGCGCCGTCGCCTCGGTCGTGCTCGCGTTCCTCCCCTTCGGCATCGTCCTCGGCGGGGCCGTCGCGGGCTATCTCGACTGCCGGCCGGACGACTACCGGGCCGGCGCGCGGGTGGGCACGCTCACCGGCCTGCTCGCGCTGCTCCCGGTGTTGGGAATCCTGTTCACCGTCGGCGCGTTCCTCGGCCTCGGCTTCCTCCCGCTCGAAGTCGCCGGTCTCGGCGCCGTCCTCCTGTTCGTCGTCGTGGTCCTCTCGGCCGGCTACCTCGTCGGCGGCGGCGCGCTCGGCGGGGTCGTCGGGGCGGCGCTCGTCGACGAGCTCTAGCGCTCGTAGGTGACGAACGCGAGCCCCTCGCGCGCCTCGCGGGCCGTCTCGGTCCACTCCGGCCCGAGTTCGGGGAAGTACGTGTCCCCCTCGTACGCGTCGTCGAGTTCCGTCAGGACCAGCCGGTCCGCGCGCGACATGAACGCCTCGTACACCGTCTCGCCCCCGACGACGTACACCACGTCGTCGCGCTCGGCCGCGAGCGCGAGCGCCTCGTCGGTGCCGCCCGCGTGGACCGCGCCCTCGGGCAGGTCGAGGGCCGAGCGCGACAGGACGACGTTCGTGCGGTCGGGGAGCGGCCCGTCGATGCGGGCGACGATGGACTCGTAGGTCCGCCGGCCCATCACGACCGGGTGGCCCGTCGTGAGCTGTTTGAAGTGCTTCAGGTCCTCCGGGTAGTGCCACGGCATCGTGCCGTCGCGGCCGATGACGCCGTTCGCGGCGACGGCGGCGACGAGCACGACCTCCGGCTCCCGGCTCATTCCGCCACGGAGAACGCTAGCCCGGGCGCGGGGTCGTACCCGGACAGCTCGAAGTCGTCGAAGGTCAGGTCGTCGAGCGGCTTGTCAGCCACCTCGACCGTCGGGCGCTCGCGGGGTTCGCGCGACAGCTGGGTGAGGAGCCCCGGTACGTGGTCGTAGCCCGTCTCGTCGTCGGCCTCGTCCGGAGCCGCCGATTCGAGCCACTCGCGCACGTCGCGGTACTCCTCGCGGTTCCCGACGTCCCCGAGGCGTGCCTGGAGCCGGTCGAGGTTGTCGGCGTACCACGCGCCGCGCTCGCCGGCGCCGCAGTAGACGTGCGCGTCCACGACCGTGTGGCCGAACTCGCCCACGTTGAGGCCCGTGCGGTTGGCGACGGCGTGGGTCAGAAGCGAGTACGCCGCGATGTTGAACGGGACGCCGAGCGCGATGTCGCCCGACCGCTGGGTGAGGTGGGTGTGCAGCCGGCCGTCGCGGACGTTGAAGACGAAGGTGTAGTGACACGGCGGCAGGGTCGAGACGGCGGCGTTCGCGGGGTGCCACGCGTTCACGACGATGCGTCGGGAGTGGGGGTTCTCGTTCAGCTGGTCGACCGCGTAAGCGAGCTGGTCGAAGGTACCGTCGTCGTTGCGCCACCGGTGGTCGTCGTCGGGCCACGACTCGCCGGGGAGCCGGGCCTCGTCGTCGGGGACCGGGTACCGTCGCCAGAAGCGGCCGTA from Halosegnis marinus carries:
- the thyA gene encoding thymidylate synthase; amino-acid sequence: MRQYLDLVADVLADGGYKPNRTGVDTVSGFSRHYTVDLADGFPLLTTKKLSGFRWNSLIHELLWYLSGEEHVRSLSEETGIWDAWADDEGRLDTAYGRFWRRYPVPDDEARLPGESWPDDDHRWRNDDGTFDQLAYAVDQLNENPHSRRIVVNAWHPANAAVSTLPPCHYTFVFNVRDGRLHTHLTQRSGDIALGVPFNIAAYSLLTHAVANRTGLNVGEFGHTVVDAHVYCGAGERGAWYADNLDRLQARLGDVGNREEYRDVREWLESAAPDEADDETGYDHVPGLLTQLSREPRERPTVEVADKPLDDLTFDDFELSGYDPAPGLAFSVAE
- a CDS encoding dihydrofolate reductase encodes the protein MSREPEVVLVAAVAANGVIGRDGTMPWHYPEDLKHFKQLTTGHPVVMGRRTYESIVARIDGPLPDRTNVVLSRSALDLPEGAVHAGGTDEALALAAERDDVVYVVGGETVYEAFMSRADRLVLTELDDAYEGDTYFPELGPEWTETAREAREGLAFVTYER
- a CDS encoding helix-turn-helix transcriptional regulator; translation: MTRPVLAVVCTLLLATAGLGAGAAPGAAAAPPAELTQQDFDRTQFGITVYANGSARWTFTFRRTLENASEEEAFRDYAAEFETNETQLYTGFVADAEALTAEGTNVTGREMAATAFRRSAEVDEGVSSTDAPEGIVRMSFRWTNFARVDGDRVVVGDVFEGGLYIGASQSLVVRPGPALDFRSVAPPPDSQGDPASLADSDSVTWQGERSFADERPRAVFGPPVTDTTDGGDTGPTATATDGSDTPTDDAPGGGFGALPLVALAVVLLVGLAGGYAYRSGALGDDDGSATASADDAGGAGGAAVAAEPEISDEELMSDEDRVVAMLEERGGRMKQVNIVEETGWSKSKVSMLLSDMEEEGTLSKLRVGRENIVSLAGHEPDAAGSPFDDEE
- a CDS encoding DUF5518 domain-containing protein, whose protein sequence is MGKGDTLLNAGIGAVASVVLAFLPFGIVLGGAVAGYLDCRPDDYRAGARVGTLTGLLALLPVLGILFTVGAFLGLGFLPLEVAGLGAVLLFVVVVLSAGYLVGGGALGGVVGAALVDEL